A portion of the Desmodus rotundus isolate HL8 chromosome 8, HLdesRot8A.1, whole genome shotgun sequence genome contains these proteins:
- the NBEAL2 gene encoding neurobeachin-like protein 2 isoform X3, protein MEPALGPGVQKDLGYLQQWLKAFVGAFEKSISLSSLEPRRPEEAGAEVPLLPLDALQVLAEQLDEGDLEQTLLLLKLFIVLCRNPDNVEAGWGRVLVPRVLALLTRLVAKLKGSPPPQEGQGPKLEEVALHALLLSEGLFDPYQTWRRQHSGEVISAKEKSKYKFPPAALPAEFRGFFRESLQDADRLPPTLLLRLIHLFGAILAGGTENGQVAVSTSSVQGLLDVVQGWGHGPAPDSRLVSLALEALVGAVHVLHASRTPHRAPELRTLLEGYFRVLNADWPAGPSPGPEEALVTLRVSMLDAIPMMLACEDRPVLQATFLSNNCFEHLIRLIQNSKLYLQARAPPEGDSDLATRLLTEPDVQKVLDQDTDAIAVHVVRVLTCIMSGSPSAKEVFKERIGYPHLHEVLQSHGPPTHRLLQELLNMAVEGDHSTRPSPPIRNEQPVLVLMQWLPALPTAELRLFLAQRLWWLCDSCPASRATCVQAGLVGCLLETLSVGEALGARCQEQLLALLQALGRVSLRPLELRRLLRPPPGLDSEPGGAEAGKARHAGAIIRALSGMARHQGPARALRYFDLTPSMAGIMVPPVQRWPGTGFTFHAWLCLHPTAAAPAPAPTRPLQRKQLYSFFTSSGSGFEAFFTAAGTLVVAVCTRKEYFTMSLPEVTFADSAWHCVTVVHTPGRRIFSQNLVHVYKDGILVKTASLRCPSLSEPFSSCCIGSAGHRTTTTTTGLPAPPVPTALAHTHPTLIRSQSVPATTELSSGSGLTAPLQEGSISSTLAGTQDTRWGSPTSLEGELGAVAIFHEALQAEVLKVLCALGPNETAPFKPESELHELGTKLLLHYSPQACKNNICLDLSPGHGLDGRLTGYTVETWGVKDVVNCVGGMGALLPLLERVAAQPQAAEAGPAETHDLVGPELTSGHNTQGLLLPLGKSSEERMERNAVAAFLLMLRNLLQGHAVNQESLVQCQGPAIIGALLCKVPSWAMDMNVLMSAQLLMEQVAAEGSGPLLYLLYQHLLFNFHLWALSDFAVRLGHIQYMSSIVREHRQKLRKKYGVQFILDALRTHYSPQRERPLAADDMRTVQTSLLGLAREFLVRSSPADDLQVVLNFLAASGDDGQVVGVLDLLLALLQGSSAQESLAVFLLGPGSLEVLLALLVQPRSLPLLSDRVCQILCRLQQNERLPERSRQRLQLREYGLQGLVACLPEAAISLQLCQDLYKLFLGTDCLNLSDLMAMVQLSLQADLSVRLYICRQLFHLIHKQPDVARLLARQAGWQDVLTRLYVLEAATAGSPLPFPPELPASPEPAVPKPPSESPDSSDVFLPSEAPCPDPDAFYQALSPFCAPFDLGLERSSVGSDSTTGGGGGGSSGTVTPASQPGTPSPLDGPRPFPAARGRHSSSLSNVLEDGSLPEPTFSGDDISNTSNPQQTPEEELCNLLTNVLFLVTWRGVEGSDEAAWRERGQVFSVLTQLGASATLVRPPDCIKRSLLEMMLESALTDIKKALPGVLASLTQQVLWLLRLLQDFLCAEGHGNQELWSEKLFEGVCSLLDRLGAWPHLANGTADLREMAQIGLHLVLGYILLEDPQLHAQAHVRLHSLLQTAVPMRHQEACYVLSKLEAVLARALHASPCKVAPEDQGPPATAAASTERCSWLVPLVRTLLDRAYEPLGLQWGLPSLPPTNGSPTFFEDFQDFCATPEWRHFIDKQVQPTMSQFEMDTYAKSHDLMSGFWNSCYDTLMSSGQRRQQERAHSCRDFQELVLEPVQRRARLEGLRYASVLKQQAAQHSTVLLHWGALWRQLSNPCGAWALRDPPTPRWKMSSAETYSRMRLKLVPNHHFNSHLEASALRDNLGEAPLTPTEEASLPLAVTKEAKVSALPEELQEDQLGEDELASLETAMQAAELDEQHEKLVLSAECQLVTIVAVVPGLLEVTTQHIYFYDGSAERVETEEGIGHDFRRPLAQLREVHLRRFNLRRSALELFFIDQANYFLNFPCKAGGAVTSSPCQAPRPQPYPIPPHTQIRNQVYKWLLRLRPPAQGYLSSRSPQEMLRASGLTQKWVQREISNFEYLMQLNTIAGRTYNDLSQYPVFPWVLQDYVSPTLDLSNPAVFRDLSKPIGVVNPKHAQLVREKYESFEDPAGTIDKFHYGTHYSNAAGVMHYLIRVEPFTSLHIQLQSGRFDCSDRQFHSVAAAWQARLDSLADVKELIPEFFYFPDFLENQNGFDLGCLQLTNEKVGDVVLPPWASSPEDFIQQHRQALESEYVSAHLHKWIDLIFGYKQRGLAAEEALNVFYYCTYEGAVDLDHVADERERKALEGIISNFGQTPCQLLKEPHPARLSAEEAAQRLARLDTNSPSIFQHLDQLKAFFAEAISDGVPLVLALVPHRQLHSFMAPDMLVTVSANGLLGTHSWLPYDRNISNYFSFIKESTKVQRLLSGPWVQDSGVSGQALAVTPDGKLLFSGGHWDGSLRVTALQRGKLLNQISRHLDIVTCLALDTCGIYLISGSRDTTCMVWQLLQKDGLSVGLASKPLQVLYGHEAAVSCVAISTELDMAVSGSEDGTVIIHTVRRGQFVAALRPPGNMLPGPVSHLALGSEGQIVVQSSARERLGAQVTYSLHLYSVNGRQRASLPLVEQPTALAVTEDFVLLGTAQCALHILHLNKLLPAAPPLPMKVPIRSLAVTKERSHVLVGLEDGKLIVVGAGQPSEVRSIQFTRKLWRSSRRISQVSSGETEYRPEEAR, encoded by the exons ATGGAACCAGCTCTGGGGCCTGGGGTCCAG AAGGACCTGGGTTACCTGCAGCAGTGGCTGAAGGCCTTTGTAGGCGCCTTCGAGAAGAGCATCTCACTCTCGTCTCTGGAGCCACGCAG GCCAGAGGAGGCAGGTGCAGAGGTGCCGCTGCTGCCGCTGGATGCGCTGCAGGTGCTGGCGGAGCAGCTGGACGAGGGGGACCTGGAGCAAACCCTGCTGCTGCTCAAGCTCTTCATTGTCCTCTGCAG GAACCCAGACAATGTGGAGGCAGGCTGGGGCCGGGTGCTGGTGCCCCGCGTGCTGGCCTTATTGACCCGGTTGGTGGCCAAG CTGAAAGGATCCCCGCCACCGCAGGAAGGCCAGGGCCCCAAGCTGGAGGAGGTAGCCCTGCATGCCCTCCTCCTCAGCGAGGGCCTCTTCGACCCCTACCAGACCTGGCGGCGCCAGCACAGCGG GGAGGTCATCAGTGCCAAGGAGAAGAGCAAATACAAGTTCCCTCCCGCTGCTTTGCCCGCTGAATTCAGAGGCTTCTTTCGAG AGAGCCTGCAGGATGCAGATCGCTTGCCTCCCACGCTGCTGCTGCGTCTCATCCACCTCTTCGGCGCCATCCTCGCAGGAGGCACG GAGAATGGGCAGGTGGCCGTGAGCACCAGCTCTGTGCAGGGCCTGCTGGATGTGGTGCAGGGCTGGGGCCATGGGCCGGCCCCAGACTCCCGCCTAGTGTCGCTGGCGCTGGAGGCGCTGGTGGGTGCAGTACACGTCCTGCACGCCAGCCGCACACCCCACCGAGCACCGGAGCTTCGCACGCTGCTGGAGGGCTACTTCCGAGTCCTTAATGCTGATTGGCCGGCTGGGCCGAGCCCAGGCCCTGAAGAGGCCCTTGTCACCCTCCGAGTCAGCATGCTCG ACGCCATCCCCATGATGCTGGCCTGCGAGGACAGGCCAGTGCTCCAGGCCACCTTCCTCAGCAACAATTGCTTTGAACATCTCATTCGCCTCATCCAGAACAGCAAG ctATACCTGCAGGCCCGGGCGCCCCCTGAGGGGGACAGTGACCTGGCTACCCGGTTACTGACTGAGCCCGATGTCCAGAAG gtACTGGACCAGGACACAGATGCCATCGCTGTCCACGTAGTCAGAGTGCTGACCTGCATCATGAGCGGCTCCCCTTCCGCCAAG GAGGTGTTTAAGGAGCGCATTGGCTACCCACACCTGCACGAGGTCCTGCAGAGCCACGGCCCCCCCACCCATCGGCTGCTTCAAGAGCTGCTCAACATG GCTGTGGAGGGCGACCATAGCACACGCCCGTCGCCACCCATCCGCAACGAGCAGCCGGTGCTGGTGCTGATGCAGTGGCTGCCAGCACTGCCCACCGCTGAGCTGAGACTCTTCCTAGCACAGCGCCTCTGGTGGCTCTGTGACAGCTGCCCCGCCAGCCGCGCCACGTGCGTGCAGGCAGGTCTGGTGGGCTGCCTGCTGGAAACGCTCAGCGTGGGAGAAGCCCTGGGGGCCCGCTGCCAGGAGCAGCTGCTGGCGCTGCTGCAAGCATTGGGCCGGGTGTCACTAAGGCCCTTGGAGTTGCGTCGCCTGCTTCGCCCCCCACCAGGGCTGGACTCGGAGCCAGGAGGAGCTGAGGCAGGGAAGGCCCGACACGCAGGTGCCATCATTCGCGCATTATCAGGCATGGCCCGGCACCAGGGCCCTGCGCGAGCCCTACGCTACTTTGACCTCACGCCGAGCATGGCGGGCATTATGGTGCCCCCGGTGCAGCGATGGCCAGGAACCGGCTTCACCTTCCACGCCTGGCTCTGTTTGCATCCCACGGCTGCAGcgcccgccccagcccccacccggCCACTCCAGCGGAAGCAGCTGTACAG CTTCTTCACCAGCAGTGGTTCAGGGTTTGAGGCCTTCTTCACGGCGGCTGGGACCTTGGTGGTGGCTGTGTGCACGCGGAAGGAGTACTTTACCATGAGCTTACCTGAAGTGACCTTTGCCGACTCTGCCTGG CACTGCGTGACCGTCGTCCACACGCCCGGGCGCCGGATTTTCAGCCAGAACCTGGTACATGTGTACAAAGACGGCATTCTGGTCAAGACCGCATCCCTCCGCTGTCCCTCCCTCAGTGAG CCTTTCTCCTCCTGCTGTATCGGCTCCGCTGGGCACCGCACAACGACCACCACCACGGGGCTGCCCGCGCCACCAGTCCCCACTGCCCTGGCTCACACTCATCCCACCCTCATCCGCTCCCAGTCAGTCCCGGCCACCACAGAGCTCAGCTCGGGGTCTGGGCTGACAGCCCCCCTGCAGGAGGGCAGCATCAGCTCCACCCTTGCAGGCACACAGGACACTCGATGGGgcagccccacctccctggaGGGTGAGCTGGGAGCCGTAGCCATCTTCCATGAAGCCCTGCAGGCGGAGGTCCTGAAGGTCCTGTGTGCGCTGG GGCCCAATGAGACAGCCCCCTTCAAGCCGGAGAGTGAACTGCATGAACTTGGCACCAAGCTGCTCCTCCATTACTCTCCTCAG GCCTGTAAGAACAACATCTGCCTGGACCTGTCCCCTGGCCATGGGCTGGATGGCCGCCTGACGGGCTACACGGTGGAGACCTGGGGagtgaag GATGTGGTGAACTGTGTGGGAGGCATGGGTGCCCTGCTGCCCCTGCTAGAGCGAGTGGCTGCACAGCCCCAAGCGGCCGAGGCGGGTCCAGCTGAAACACATGACCTTGTGGGGCCCGAACTGACCTCTGGCCACAACACCCAGGGCCTGCTGCTCCCACTGGGCAAGTCCTCAG AGGAGCGGATGGAGAGGAATGCAGTAGCTGCCTTCCTGCTGATGCTGCGGAACTTGCTGCAGGGCCATGCTGTGAACCAGGAGAGCCTGGTGCAGTGCCAGGGACCTGCCATCATTGGGGCCCTCCTGTGCAAG GTGCCCAGCTGGGCCATGGACATGAATGTGCTCATGTCTGCCCAGCTGCTGATGGAGCAGGTGGCAGCCGAGGGCAGTGGACCCCTCCTGTACCTGCTCTACCAGCACTTGCTGTTCAACTTTCACCTCTGGGCCCTCAGTGACTTTGCTGTACGCCTTG GCCACATCCAGTACATGTCCAGCATAGTGCGCGAGCACAGACAGAAGCTGCGGAAGAAGTATGGGGTCCAGTTCATCCTCGATGCCCTACGCACCCACTACAG CCCGCAGCGGGAGCGCCCTCTAGCGGCCGACGACATGCGCACAGTGCAGACTTCACTCCTGGGCCTGGCGCGCGAGTTCCTGGTCCGCAGCTCTCCAGCTGATGACTTGCAGGTCGTGCTGAACTTTTTGGCAGCTTCAGGTGATGATGGCCAG GTGGTGGGCGTCCTGGACCTGCTGCTGGCACTGCTGCAGGGCTCGTCGGCACAGGAGTCCCTGGCTGTCTTCCTGCTGGGGCCGGGGAGCCTGGAGGTGCTGCTGGCACTGCTAGTGCAGCCACGGTCACTGCCCCTGCTGTCCGACCGAGTCTGCCAG ATCCTGTGCAGGCTGCAGCAGAATGAGCGCTTACCTGAGCGGAGCCGCCAGCGGCTCCAGCTTCGAGAGTATGGCCTCCAGGGGCTCGTCGCCTGCCTGCCAGAGGCGGCGATCTCCCTTCAGCTCTGCCAGGACCTCTATAAGCTGTTCCTGGGGACAG ATTGCCTGAACCTCTCAGACCTGATGGCTATGGTGCAGCTGTCCCTCCAGGCTGACCTCAGCGTCCGTCTGTACATCTGTCGCCAG CTCTTCCACCTCATCCACAAACAGCCTGATGTTGCGCGGCTGCTGGCCCGGCAGGCTGGCTGGCAGGATGTCCTGACCCGGCTGTACGTGTTGGAGGCTGCCACGGCCGGCAGTCCCCTGCCCTTTCCCCCGGAGCTGCCCGCCTCCCCAGAGCCAGCTGTCCCCAAGCCACCCTCTGAGTCCCCTGATTCTTCAGATGTCTTCTTGCCCTCAGAGGCCCCCTGCCCTGACCCTGATGCATTTTACCAAGCTCTGTCCCCGTTCTGTGCACCCTTTGACCTGGGCCTGGAACGGTCCAGTGTGGGCTCAGACAGTACCACGGGTGGCGGCggtggtggcagcagtgggaCTGTTactccagccagccagcctggcaCACCTTCCCCGCTGGATGGGCCCCGGCCCTTCCCCGCTGCCCGTGGCCGCCATAGCTCCAGTCTGTCCAACGTGCTGGAAGATGGCAGCCTCCCCGAGCCCACCTTCAGTGGGGATGACATCTCCAATACCAGCAACCCTCAG CAGACCCCTGAGGAGGAGCTGTGCAACCTGCTCACCAACGTGCTGTTCTTGGTGACATGGCGGGGTGTGGAAGGCAGTGACGAGGCTGCTTGGCGGGAACGTGGCCAGGTCTTCTCAGTGCTCACCCAGCTGGGGGCCTCAGCCACACTAGTGCGCCCACCAGACTGCATCAAGCGCAG cctcctggaGATGATGCTGGAGTCAGCCTTGACCGACATCAAAAAGGCCCTTCCTGGGGTCCTGGCCAGCCTCACCCAGCAGGTGCTTTGGCTGCTGCGCCTGCTGCAGGACTTCCTGTGCGCTGAGGGCCACGGCAACCAGGAGCTATGGAGTGAGAAG CTCTTCGAAGGTGTATGCAGCCTGCTTGATCGCCTAGGAGCCTGGCCACACCTGGCCAACGGCACCGCTGATCTCCGAGAGATGGCGCAGATTGGGCTGCACCTCGTGCTTGGCTACATCCTGTTGGAGGACCCACAG CTGCACGCCCAGGCCCATGTGAGGCTGCACTCGCTGCTGCAGACTGCGGTGCCCATGCGCCACCAAGAGGCCTGCTATGTGCTCTCCAAACTGGAGGCCGTGCTGGCGCGGGCGCTTCATGCTTCACCCTGCAAGGTGGCCCCCGAGGACCAGGGGCCCCCGGCCACGGCTGCCGCATCCACCGAGCGCTGCTCCTGGCTGGTGCCGCTGGTGCGCACGCTGCTAGACCGTGCCTACGAACCgctggggctgcagtgggggcTGCCTTCCCTGCCGCCCACCAATGGCAGCCCCACCTTCTTTGAGGACTTCCAGGACTTTTGTGCCACACCTGAATGGCGTCACTTCATCGACAAGCAG GTGCAGCCCACCATGTCCCAGTTCGAAATGGACACCTACGCTAAGAGCCACGACCTCATGTCGGGCTTCTGGAACTCCTGCTACGACACACTCATGAGCAGTGGACAGCGGCGCCAGCAGGAGCGGGCACATAGTTGCCGGGACTTCCAG GAGCTGGTGTTGGAACCCGTGCAGCGGCGGGCGCGCCTGGAGGGACTCCGCTATGCCTCGGTGCTGAAGCAGCAGGCAGCACAGCACTCCACTGTCCTGCTGCACTGGGGGGCGCTGTGGCGTCAGCTCTCCAACCCCTGTGGGGCCTGGGCCCTGAG GGACCCGCCCACACCCCGGTGGAAGATGTCCAGCGCCGAGACATACTCGCGCATGCGTCTGAAGCTGGTGCCCAACCATCACTTCAACTCTCACTTGGAAGCCAGTGCCCTCCGCGACAACCTAG GTGAGGCCCCCCTAACACCCACCGAGGAAGCCTCGCTGCCTCTAGCAGTGACCAAAGAGGCCAAAGTCAGCGCCCTCCCCGAGGAGCTGCAGGAAGACCAGCTGGGCGAGGATGAGCTGGCTTCCCTGGAGACTGC GATGCAGGCGGCGGAACTGGATGAGCAGCACGAGAAGTTGGTGCTGTCAGCTGAGTGCCAACTGGTCACAATAGTGGCTGTGGTCCCCGGGCTGCTGGAGGTCACCACTCAGCACATATACTTCTATGATGGCAGCGCTGAGCGAGTGGAAACTGAGGAGG GCATTGGCCACGACTTCCGGCGCCCACTGGCCCAGCTCCGCGAGGTCCACCTGCGGCGTTTCAACCTGCGCCGTTCGGCACTGGAACTCTTCTTCATCGATCAGGCCAACTACTTCCTCAACTTCCCGTGCAAGGCGGGTGGGGCTGTGACCTCATCTCCTTGCCAGGCCCCCAGGCCTCAGCCttaccccatcccaccccacacccagaTACGGAACCAGGTATACAAGTGGCTCCTGCGCCTGCGCCCTCCTGCCCAAGGCTACCTAAGCAGCCGCTCCCCCCAGGAGATGCTGCGTGCCTCAGGCCTCACCCAG AAATGGGTGCAGCGGGAGATATCCAATTTCGAGTACCTGATGCAGCTCAACACCATCGCGGGGCGGACCTACAACGATCTGTCTCAGTACCCTGTG TTCCCCTGGGTCCTACAGGACTACGTGTCCCCAACCCTGGACCTCAGCAACCCGGCTGTCTTCCGGGACCTGTCCAAGCCCATCGGTGTGGTGAACCCCAAGCATGCCCAGCTTGTGAGGGAGAA GTATGAGAGCTTTGAGGACCCCGCAGGCACCATTGACAAGTTCCACTATGGCACCCACTACTCCAATGCAGCGGGCGTGATGCACTACCTCATCCGCGTGGAACCCTTCACCTCCCTGCACATCCAGCTGCAGAGTGGCCG ctttgACTGCTCTGACCGGCAGTTCCACTCGGTGGCCGCAGCCTGGCAGGCCCGCCTGGACAGCCTGGCCGATGTGAAGGAGCTCATCCCTGAGTTCTTCTACTTCCCCGACTTCCTGGAGAACCAGAATG GCTTTGACCTGGGCTGCCTCCAGCTGACCAACGAGAAGGTGGGTGACGTGGTGCTGCCCCCGTGGGCCAGCTCTCCTGAGGACTTCATCCAGCAGCACCGGCAGGCTCTG gagtcAGAGTACGTGTCTGCCCACCTGCACAAGTGGATTGACCTCATCTTTGGCTACAAGCAGCGGGGGCTGGCTGCGGAGGAGGCCCTCAATGTCTTCTATTACTGCACCTATGAGG GGGCTGTGGACCTGGACCACGTGGCGGATGAGCGGGAACGGAAGGCTCTGGAGGGCATTATCAGCAACTTTGGGCAGACTCCCTGTCAGCTGCTAAAG GAGCCACATCCTGCTCGGCTCTCAGCTGAGGAAGCAGCCCAGCGCCTGGCGCGTCTGGACACTAACTCACCCAGCATCTTCCAGCACCTGGACCAGCTCAAGGCCTTCTTCGCAGAG GCCATCAGTGATGGTGTGCCCCTGGTGCTGGCCCTGGTTCCCCACCGACAGCTCCACTCCTTCATGGCCCCAGACATGCTG GTGACCGTGAGTGCCAATGGGCTGCTGGGCACCCACAGCTGGTTGCCCTATGACCGTAACATAAGCAACTACTTCAGCTTCATCAAAGAGTCCACCAA GGTGCAGCGATTGCTGAGTGGCCCATGGGTACAAGACAGTGGCGTGAGTGGGCAAGCCCTGGCAGTCACCCCCGATGGAAAGCTGCTGTTCAGTGGTGGCCACTGGGATGGCAGCCTTCGAGTGACCGCACTACAGCGGGGCAAGCTGTTGAACCAGATCAGCCGCCACCTTG ACATAGTGACCTGCCTTGCACTGGACACCTGTGGCATCTACCTCATCTCAGGCTCCCGGGACACCACATGCATGGTGTGGCAGCTCCTGCAGAAG GATGGTCTCTCAGTGGGGCTGGCATCAAAGCCTCTGCAGGTCCTGTATGGGCACGAGGCTGCAGTGAGCTGTGTGGCCATCAGCACTGAACTGGACATGGCTGTGTCTGGATCCGAG GATGGAACTGTGATCATCCACACTGTACGCCGTGGCCAGTTTGTGGCTGCACTACGCCCCCCGGGGAACATGTTGCCTGGACCCGTGTCCCACCTGGCGCTGGGGTCTGAGGGCCAGATCGTGGTTCAGAGCTCAGCGCGGGAACGTCTCGGGGCTCAG GTCACCTACTCCTTGCACCTGTACTCAGTGAATGGGAGGCAGCGGGCTTCACTGCCCCTGGTAGAGcagcccacagccctggcagTGACAGAGGACTTTGTTCTGCTGGGCACAGCCCAGTGTGCCCTGCACATCCTCCACCTGAACAA gcTGCTCCCGGCCGCGCCTCCCCTGCCCATGAAGGTGCCCATCCGCAGCCTGGCTGTGACGAAGGAGCGCAGTCATGTGCTTGTGGGTCTGGAGGATGGCAAGCTTATCGTGGTGGGCGCGGGGCAGCCCTCCGAG GTGCGCAGCATCCAGTTCACACGGAAGCTGTGGCGGTCCTCTCGGCGCATCTCGCAGGTGTCTTCCGGAGAGACAGAGTACAGGCCTGAAGAGGCGCGCTga